In the genome of Calonectris borealis chromosome 14, bCalBor7.hap1.2, whole genome shotgun sequence, the window TGCGTAAACAGCCTCTGCCGGGCTTTGCCTCTTCAGCCTGCTCTGCGCGGCCTGACTGAGGGGTGCCTGGTGCCCGCTGGGATTCGAGCTGAACGCCACGAGATTTGGGACTAACAGCGACTTCTTAGGGACGCTGGCAGGGAAGCCCAGGGAGTCGGTGCTTCCTAGGTGCAAAGTGGGTGTGACGCTGTATTTTAAGCAAAATGAGTTCAgcgttatttttttcattttccatgttGGATCATTCTATTATAATTATTCTCACTAATGGAGACATTGAAAGGAATAAGAAACAAGTGAGTTCACTTCGGGGCTTGATATCCTGCtcaatgtacttttaaaaaaggaaaaaaaaaaagactaaaaacttgcATCTTGtcttttattaattaataagGCATGGCGCTGTTTTGAACAGGCTTTAAATGCTATGTTGAATCCATTTAAATAGTTTAGTcatgaaaatattaacaaaatagtAATACCAGGGCAGTGTAGTTTTAAGCGCTAGacaaagcttaatttttttctgttttttttaccactattatttttctatttgtttttttcccaatttattttttctcctatttatttccctcccccttttttttttgtgagatttttttggggttttttttttttgtttggtttgtttttttgttttgttttttttttttttttaaatccattgctATTTTCATGAAAGGCGTCCCGAGGCTTACGGAGCCCACCCTCCAGCCTGCGCAGGAAAAACACGCCTCGCCGCAGTGCTGACGTTGCCTCGCACGGGGCCATGACGTCAGAGGCGGAAGCCCCTCCTCCCGCCCTCGTGGCGGTCCGGCGCGACCCTTTCCCCGCCCGCACGGCAACGCGAAaggggcggggccgccgggggcggccccgccccttTCGCGTTGCCGTGCGGGCGAGAGGCGTGTCCCGCTAGGGCCGCCGTACTATCGATGTGGCCCGGGGAGGGAGCGGCTCCACGTCAGCCATCGCCGGAGCGGGATCGCCGCGGGCAgagctccgcaccgggcccgacTCGACCGGACCGGGCCGCCGCGCCACCGGGTACGAAGCCTCGCGCCTGGGGAGCAGCGGCCTCGCCGGGCTGGGGGGCGTGGGGCAGTGGGGGCCATGGCGGTGCCGCCGCTGCGGCGGGGCCCGCAGGCCCGAGGCCTCACGGCCCCGCCGGCGTCTTCCTGGAGGCTCCCTCAGGGGAGCCCCGGGCACCGCTAGCGGGGGGCACGGGCCTGCGGGGCTTAGGGCCGCCTGGCGTTTTTGGGTGCCTTTGTGGTGCGGCCTCCCGGAGAGGTGCTGTGGTGTGGCGGTGTGGTAGGTCTGAATTCGCTCAGGGGAACGGCAGGCAAACGGTGACATCTGAGTGTTTTAAGTTTTAGCTCATAGCTAACTATGCCTGGCGTTTTGAGCAAAAAGTAATCACctggaaaattaagaaagaagtCTCCCTAAACTGGCTATAAATTTACTCGGGCTTTTTTAATAAACGTTTTTATGTTATATATTGTAGGTCGTGCATCAGTGGAACAACGCTTTCACGGGGTTTTGGTTCCGGTGGTACCCCGGTTCATAAGGCTTCCCAAGGATGTAGCTGGAGAGCAGGCGTGGCTTTTTGTCTTCCTGTGTTCTATAAACTGTATAGCTCAATTTCCTTATACGGGTGCTCACAAATTTTATTGCTGAAGAAGCAGAGTAGCACCTGCTTCTGTGTCTGTGGGGATTCTCTGTGAGATTAAACTGTGATTTCAAAGCCTGGTGCCTTGCAAGGAGGAGGGCTTGGTGGTTGCTCTCCCTGCTAGATCTCCCAGCTCTGCATTTTAGGAGAGttgtttttcactgctgcttttcagagCCTAAAATACACTTCACGTTTTCATGCTTCAGAGACCTGTTTGGCTGTGATTTTTGGGAGAATTTCTGCAGTTGAGATCTTTATATGAGTAAAGATACCTGGTCTACTTTTCACACAGATCTACTTTATGGTCTGTTTGAGTAGTTATTGGAGATGAAGGTGCTAGTTGCAAGGCTTTGAGGCAGGAGTTCTGGGTAAGAGTGTGGAAAAAAGTATACAAAAAGTTGCTCCTGAGGCAAGAAGACAGTCGTATTTCTAAAAATGAGCAGGAGTTATTTATATGGATATTTGTAAACAATGAGTTTGAAGGATCTAatccttaaaaatacagaattcataACAGAAGGAGgcgttttttaaataaatgtattggaattttcttttttgttgtggtAGTTGAGGTACTGTTTTAATTGTGTTGTTTTCCTGTGTAGAAAGAGGCTGCAGCACAAGTCACCTGCTCACTGTTCAGCCTGAGGTTCTCTAGGTGCCTGTTTGGTGAGAAGAGGGACTTTGGACCCCGTACCAGCTTGTGTAGCGTCTCAGCCATTCATTCAAACGCTGCTACTCCAcatcccaccttccctcctctttcCTCAGAAGTATTTGTGGGGCGGTGCTTTTAACCAGGCTGGGAATGGGTGTTTGTGGGTCtgttggattttgtttgtttttctcactgcTTCAAAAGTAAAGTAGGAGTGGTGAGTTTACAGGGTTTGCATCTCAAAAGTTGTTTGCACAGGTAAAAGAGGTGATGTGGGGTAGGAGCTGGTGTCCTCAGACAATAACTTCTTAAATTGGCATGTTATTGAAAGCTTTATGTCTTGGAGGTATGGCCCTACTCAAGATCATCgaactttaaaagaaaagtgatCTGCAGTGAAAGCATAGCATTCAATTGGAGAGTTTAGTGTTTTCATCTTTTATGTAAATCATGACCTTTGATGGGGATCATTTTGTTCAGTTCTGTTGGCTCTAttattagtaataataattacataAAACAAGTGTGTGCTTTACACAATATTTGACTGATGTGTAGATTATCATTTAAAGTAAAAAggcatcttcctttttttaatgatttgtttaACTGAGTCTAAGATTTCAagaaaattaataacaataaaagcacagagaaagtagtttttctgtaaattttctgACACATTTTCTGTAGAAGATACAAAATTGCTCATGTAATAAAAAGTAACAATCTTCTTAACCGTGCTTGTTAGTATGGTATCATAGCGTTAACTGAGCAAGCTCAAACGAGCATTTTTCATTACttaagaaatggaataaaaagttTGATTTGACCTTAGTTGTCTATTATATAAGGAAGAAACAAACGTGAGAATGAAGATTGAGCTTAATtgctaattttgttttctgaactgtCAGCCACACAACAGCTTTGATAGATCTGTAACTTTCTTGTACTTTTTACTATAAAATACTTACTTTCCTCATTACTGTCTAGCGGAGCAGTTAGACAGTAGAGTTGAACTGGGCTGAGCATCCTTGGCAAGCAAAAGGGCAGCCCTGCTTCCCTCTCCACCATGTCGTCTTTTCTTCCATCCTTGGTTTCTGCTCTGTTGGATCTCGTGCTCATCTTCAAAGCTTCCTTCATAGGCTGATTCAACTTGTTAAACAAGTCaaaaactctttcctttttttttgctgtgatgtTTTTCAGCTGATTTGCAGCTTGGGTCAGTTCACCTGGAGGGGCACAGGACTGCAGGGAAGGTGGTGGGAATATAGAGCCGGGATCAGGGGGTGAGTagatgagggaaaagctgctgCATCCATTCAGCTGCAGTCAGGTGCCCATACACTTCTGTTATCTCTGACTGTGCCAAAGTAttggaaagatttctttaatttactttttttttgtctttgagtaATTTCATGTTCTTCATTGTTTGGTACTAACAGGAATGTTTTAGCGTAACAGAAAATTGAGAAGGCTTTTGAAAGTTGCTTCTCAGGAAACCAGCAATCCCTTCAAATCATTAAGTCAGTTGCGAAAACACTTTTGTGTTGTTTGTTAATAAAATCCGTTAACTTTGGGAtggctttgtttgcttgttttttaggTTGTCTGATATTTGTGTCAAAATAATTCTTCCACTGAGAAAACTTTTGTAACCAAGAACCATGACAGCTGCAGAGAACGTGTGTTACACGTTAATCAATGTTCCGATGGATTCAGAACCACCTTCTGAAATCAGCTTAAAAAATGACCTAGGCAAGTAATCGACGATGATTTGAAAGATACTCCATCTTACCTGAATTATTCTCGCATTCTCTCATTGTGCCTTTCCTAGAATattgtttacattttataaaCTCAAAACAAGTCAATTTGATGTTTATTTTGTTGTATTGATTTGTGAAATGTGTACATTCCTCTGTTTGCTGTGTTTTGAGAAACTTCATGATATTTATCTtatgtgttgtggttttggtttttttcctcccccctcagTCTATGCAAAAATTTGAAAtccatttctgtctttctgtttgaAGTAATACCTGTTTGGGCTCAGGCAGATTTAAGTAATGCAATAATAAGCAACAAGTTGTCTTATCACTTGTTCAGTGCACTGCTGTATCTTGCTGGCAGAAATGGCAGTGTTAGTATTTAGTCTATGTATGACATCAGAGTGCATTGTAGTATCCTGGTATAAAAGGCTGTTTAGATTTAAGCATTGAAACAATTGTGAAATTTGTTGAACTCTGTTAATTCGAATATGTTGATCCTAGAATTAAGTCTGAACTCCATGCTTATTCTTTAAATATCTCTTGCTTCCTATTTATCCTTTTAGTAGAAGTAAGGGTGTGAATCTTATTGATATGCTATATTGCATTCTTTCAGAGGGGGTTTGTATCTTCTGACACTGAaaatcagtattcctgttaaacTAACTGTGACATGTTAGCTTTCCTGTTTTCATAATTactgtgatttgttttcttgatttttcctATCCTCTTTAGAAAAAGGAGATGTCAAGTTGAAGACAGAGGCCTTGAAGAAAGTAATCATTATGATTCTGAATGGTGAAAAACTACCTGGGCTTCTGATGACCATTATACGTTTTGTGCTGCCTCTCCAAGATCATACCATCAAAAAACTGCTGCTTGTCTTTTGGGAGATAGTGCCAAAGACCACTCCAGATGGCAGGCTTTTGCAAGAAATGATCCTTGTATGCGATGCTTACAGAAAGGTAGCCcattatttatttcattgcttaGGTTCCTATACTGGATCTTCATAGGAAGTGTATCATTTTGtgttatttaatatatatatatatataaatgactTTTGCTCAGCATTTTCTTCCTAACCGTTTTGTCTCAGTGCTTCAGAGCTGGATAATTGTAGATAACCAGCAGACCTACTACCAAGGAGTTTTTATGTGTTCTTTTACTGTTACGACTTAACAAAAATTTAGTGCTTTTCATTTCCAAGTCAGTGAACCTTAAATATGAGGGGTAACCTAATTACCATCTTCACAGTGTTTTGGGACAGGCCATGGTACATAGAAGGACACTATTTTTGGAATAGCTTCATCATGGTGTATTTGGGACACTCCTTCACTAAGATAAGGTCCTTCAGCTTCTTTGGGAATGGCTTGGACGCAGATGAACATAATATGCACTAGAGTTTAGAATCCAGTGTGCAGGATGCCTGCAGGGTGAGCTTTCACAGCCCTAATAATCAGAGAAAACatacaatgcagaaaaaaaataatcaggcttTGTAAGTTTTACTAcacagaaatacatgtttttaaatattgtGGAACAGCAGTGTTTTAAGAAGGTATTTCAAATGAAGACAGTGAGGTGTTGTTGTGGATGTTGGGAGCTTGTATCATGGGAAAGCTTAATCTGGGAGAAGACTAGCAAGTGCATTCATCTTAGCTTAACAATTAGGCTGAATAGTCTGGCATTTCAAATATGTTTCTTGTTGATTTTAGGATCTTCAGCACCCAAATGAATTTATCCGAGGCTCTACTCTCCGTTTTCTTTGTAAGCTGAAAGAAGCAGAACTGTTGGAGCCTTTGATGCCAGCCATTCGTGCATGTCTAGAACATCGTCACAGCTACGTGCGCAGAAATGCCGTTCTTGCAATTTACACGATTTATAGGTAAATGCCAGAAACCACTTGAAGTCGTGGATGCAGAAGACCAAGGCCAGTTTTAGTGATCTGGATAGTTTTTGAGATCTCATAAATATTTATCAATCACTGgtgtggtgtttggggttttgtttgtttgctttttctcctctatcTAACGGATTACTTGGGAAAAGCAAAAgacactgctgctgttttttctgaGATCCTTATATTGCAGGTTAATTTGTATGGGCAAATGGCTTTCTTAATTATGTAAACGTTATTAATAGTAATCATTGTCCACAAATGTCCATAAATATAGAAGAATCCTTGCAGGAATGTGCATATATAAATTTATTTGAAGCGAGACATTCTGCACGTACTGCAGTTATATACTAAGCATTATTGCAGTTGTTACCTAACAGTGTGGCTGAATGTTACTATTAAACAGAAATCATTGATGGGGTAATGTCTTAGCTATCATGAtaacaaacaattttttaaagctcttttagTCTGTTCACAGTTTCAAATAGCTACAAAAAAGCTATGTATCCCCATTTTACACTTTTTGAATTTTTGTAAATTCTTGTCTTTAGGATATGCACTTAAGCATGAGGTTCTACTCCTTACCAgcagttcttttaattttttttttttttaaagaaattttgaaCATCTTATACCTGATGCTCCTGAATTGATCCATGATTTCTTGGTGAATGAGAAAGATGCaagctgcaaaagaaatgcatttatgaTGCTAATTCATGCAGATCAGGTAAGGATACTTGTCCTCAAACTTGCTTggttaaaatacttgaaaatgttCTAGGTAACTAGCCAGTAATTTGTTGGTAGTATAAACTATTTATATTCATAAAAACCTATATATGGTAGTGTTAACCCATTTGTGGAATATTTGGTAACTGAGAAATTTAAAGTAGGTCTTTAGTGCTGtcttcattttaaaagagaattgcTGTATTTGGTGAAGGTATATGTTGGTGCTGAAAACTGTAATTAGTTTTGCCAAGTGAGCTTAACCAGATTAAGAAGTGCTCCATTACCTACCGTTTTATAGCTTTTGTAGTCACATGAGAAAGAAATGGCAATTTCTGTTCAGCATTTTGGATTATTTGCTCTACAGGCAATTGCCTTTTGTGCCTGATTGCCATTagttttgtctctctttttacCATCTATAGGCAGAATGGATTAATTTGCCCTTCAGATATACAATGTTttcataaattgttttaaatttcaaGTTGAAGAGTTGTATATatgctgttttgtgttttggtttttaaaatgtgttttgatttaaaacataGCTGAGTGAGCAAACTCCGAATAATTTAGAATAACTTATCTTTTATTTGTATAGGATCGAGCTTTGGATTATTTGAGTACCTGTATTGACCAAGTCCAAACATTTGGTGACATATTGCAGTTGGTTATTGTTGAACTAATTTATAAGGTAAAAGGGAAATGTGGcacatttgaaataaatgtaCATGTTAGATTATATTAGACTGCTTTTTAAAAGGGATAGAACGTTGCTGGAAAAGGCATTATAACTGGCATTTAGTCCATGTCAGGAATATGTCATTGTTTAGTAGAGCTGAATAAGATTTGTCTCTTGAAACAAGGAACTGCTCAAGTGTGCACAGTATAGAGCAATATGTCTCACATGATTTGCTGTGATGTGGACTGTGTATTATCAGACTGTTCTTCGTGGACATGAGCAGGGCATCTGTTGCAGAAGCTAGAAGAGGCTATGCCCTTCCTTTTGATCTGAGATTTTAAGACCTTGTAGCATTGCATTGAATTGTCAATAATAGCTTTTTAATAGCTGTTATAATTAGATTTTTACAACTGTGAATGACACTTCTTATCCCCAGAAAAGGTTGTCACCTTTTGCTTAATTTTGTCCTTGTtgtaagatcatggagcagttaaGCTGAAcgattgctgttttcttttttctttatgtgCCAACTGTGCATTGTTCTTATTATCTAGGTCTGTCATGCGAATCCATCAGAGAGAGCTCGGTTTATTCGCTGCATCTACAACTTACTGCAGTCATCGAGTCCTGCAGTGAAGTATGAAGCTGCAGGTACTCTAGTTACACTCTCCAGTGCACCAACAGCAATCAAGGTATAGAAGTGATGTTTTCAGACATTTCGGTAGCTTTTAGTGCACTGGAATGAATACTGTATCCTGTACATTGATACCTTGAAAGAGCAAAGGCTTTAGTAATATGGGGTGGTTAACACTTGGTACAAAACACTgtcttaaaatatcttttaaaattggTCACAAAAAAAGACTGAGACTGTATTTTGCAGACCTGCAGCTGGTGGACTTCGTGTCACTTTGGTAGGGGACAAACTTGAATACTGTGCAAACTATTGTACAATAGTTGATACCAACCTGCAACCTTCTTGGCATACTGAGCAAAGCAGACTAAAGCTGAAGATTTGCAGAGATTGAATGACTTTTTGTATTCATGATATTACTCTTTTCAGACCAGGGTGGAAACATAAAGCAGTGAAGATTTGTATTGATTACTGATTGACCTTGGGTTCCTAGATTTATGTTTGTACAGCTGATTATTTGAGATCACACAGAAATTTTGACCTTGTTGGAAGTTTCAAAAATAGAATATGCAAGTCTAGATTTAGAGTAAAAGCATTGTAAACAATAGTTTCAAAAGATCAGGACGAGTATTAATTCCAACATTCTTGCTTTAGCGTAGTCATTTTTGTTGAGTAGGAATATTGTTCATAGAAGCTGTCATTAAAACTGTATCTAGATAGGCTAACACTGGCAACtattttaaattggttttcaTGCCCTGTTGTGTACTTAAGAGCTGACCCAAAGCATGCCAGGAAATTTATCTCTTTATGACTTTCTTTGCATTTGAAATCAAGTCTGTGTACTGTAAGCTGATGCCATTGTGAGCCTTCCTGTGTAATTTTTGTAATGTGGTGGAATCGATGTTTACAGTGGACCAGAAAGTTTTAAAGGCTGTTCTCAGGTTCATTTCTGTGCCAACTCTTTGAGTAGTTGGTTTAATAATAACGTAGAAGGTGtcttttcctgaatttctctCAGAATTCTCTCCTCTTCATTacttaaaaaatggttttgatcCTTTTAATTTTAGGCAGCTGCCCAATGCTACATAGATTTGATTATTAAAGAAAGTGATAATAATGTGAAACTGATTGTTTTGGATCGGTTGATTGAATTAAAGGAGCATCCCTCCCATGAACGAGTGTTACAGGTATGTGAGCTCTCTCTTTTCCTGCAAGCTTGTTGaaggcttttctttcctaaatgaaACTTTCAGGTGTTGTGATGTATGGAAAAATGCACTTCTGCAATTTAAATCTTTTGTTGATATGTTTTTGGTAAAAACATATTTGATGGACTTTTATGTTTATGACTTGCCGCTTTTGTTGTCTGCGTGAGAATTACCAATGGCAAATGCTGTTTTGATTGTAAGACTTAATGGCCTACCATGCAAGCTACATCATTGTGTAAATGTAGAATGTATTAAATGAACACTGTGAAGTTCCTAATGCCTAGGATATCTTGCTTGTTTGTCAGTAGATTATATATTATGTATCCAGAATGTCTTTGAAAATCATTGAGGACTGAAAATTAGAATTGTATGAAAAGGGAGTAATTTAAAGCAACAGAGTGGTTATCATTTTGTTACTGTTTCAGGATCTAGTTATGGACATCCTCAGAGTGTTGAGTACCCCAGATCTAGAAGTGCGTAAAAAAACCCTTCAACTGGCTCTGGATCTTGTCTCTTCAAGAAATGTGGAGGAGGTAAAATATGTATTACTTATGTTTCATTAcactattttttattctttcgAAGAATATGGGActttcttcaattttattttatcttttctgcagCTTGTGATTGTTCTGAAGAAGGAAGTGATTAAAACTAATAATGTGACGGAGCACGAAGATACAGACAAGTATAGACAGCTGCTTGTTCGTACATTGCATTCCTGCAGTGTTCGGTTTCCAGATATGGCTGCAAATGTTATCCCAGTGGTATGCAAATGTTTAATTACATTGTCATTAAGTATGTTCTAGCTATACCCAAAACCCGGAGAATAACTGAAGCTGAGGTGTTTCTAATAGTGGCCTCACATGAAGCAACACTTTTTTTAATCCCTAAAGAAATACAGGACTTTTGATGCTGTAGTTATTTGTCTTAtgagactttatttttaaatatttttgaacaacATGAGCTGAAGAGTACCTTTACTTAAAAGTACAATAATTTGTATCATTGGAAAAACAACTTTGGGATTATGATAATTGGTAATTGATTGGAATGTACTTACGGTTGTTTGATTTCAGCTTTGTTTAATGGGAGATGtatatgcagttttatttttctgaatatagaaggaaaatattgttgTACTAACTTAGCTGTGCTGCCGTTTGTGCTCATGTTCACTCTTTTGTGCTAGCTGATGGAGTTCCTTAGTGATAATAATGAAGCGGCAGCTGCTGATGTCTTGGAGTTTGTGCGGGAAGCGATCCAGCGATTTGATAACCTCAGACCTCTTATTGTTGAGAAGATGCTTGAAGTCTTTCACGCTATTAAATCTGTCAAGTGAGTCCAAAATATGATACCAGACATTGGAGCACTCTGTGGCTCACTTGCATTGAATGTATATTATCATTAAATATGTACCAAAATCCTTGCAACCCCCACACAAAGAAGAATAACTGAAGCTGAGATATTTTGGGGATAGATGAATTCTAGGTACAGCTTCCTTCCTGCCTACTTGTACAAAAGATATATTGGGTGCTTGTTGCATcgaatgaagaaaataatttcatatttcatttttatgatgcAATTGGTAATTGTATTTCCACTTGCTAGAAGACAGCATTGTTGATGAAGGCCAACGCTAAAGTGATATATTTGTTAAAATAGAGTTACTAAGGGATTATTGCAGCAGGAATTTGCACTTGTAGGCAACTGGAAATACTGTACATTTATTAGAAAACCCAGTCTTAACATAGACTGGGCTTTGCAATCTGCAGAACTTCTCTTGTATCTTTCAGGGCTCTAAAAACTTGGTTTTCTGACGGATCTGCAAAGGTTAGGTCATATGAGAACTTGTCTGTATCAAGACACCACTCTGCCATTCTTCCAATACACAGGAAACTCTGAATCCTATCTCCATCGTCATCTCATTAAGTGGGATGAagctttgctatttttttccctaatcttAATTCATGTTcgtgtttttcattttcttctgtatgaaGGAACAGTTAGTTTGTCTCAGTTAACTGGAGAAATTACAGCTGACTTTATTCACATACAGTAGAATTATTTCATTATGATcataatgaaatttaattttgtgaATATCAAGATTAACACAGATGGGAATAAATTTGTAGCAGAAAATATATCTCATTTGATATACTTGTTCATTAGTTTATTAAGGCTGAAAGGATGATTGCTGTTGATCAGACTTGCTTTCTGTCAATTGCGTCCTTTTGAATTTGTTAAGACTGGCCTTTACCACCTGACCACGTCACTTCCCTTGATGCTAGGTTGAGTATATCACGAAAGCATGACTTAAGTTACTGTTCTGGTTTTAGGATTTATCGAGGAGCTTTATGGATCCTTGGAGAATATTGCAGCACAAAGGAAGATATACAAAGTGTAATGACAGAAGTTCGCAGATCACTTGGAGAGGTGTGTTTACTTTGTCAGGCTAGCATTTTGTAGTTTTACTTACTATTATatgttttctaagaaaaagttatttttaaaaaatcaggtaaGATGCAACAGGGTTTGAGCATTTGTGATGTGTTGTAACAGCATGTGCACAAGAAATCTAAAGTAAAAACTACTTGGGGTTTTGCattcattattaattttttttttaagtagcgtACCTGAAGCTAGCACATACTGGGAATAAGTGATATCTGTTAAGAGGGGAGATGAGGAATtccttatttcagaaaattatggCAGCTTTAAGATATGATTTAATTATATCCACTAACAAAGGAAGAGTGCTTTAAGTCTGGGTTGTTCTGAGAGGGATCTAAGACAATCTGCAATATGAGCTTTATGCATTGGTAGAGGCTTCTGTATATATTTCAACATCTGCCTGTCTGCTCAAATTCTCTCAAAATTATTGCACTGTAACTGACCTTTTACAAtgcaagtaatttttattaaaaccttctgcagaacaaaaatatctttttttaatattaattgtaACAATTGTTTCCTGTTCATTTCTAGATCCCAATAGTAGAATCGGAAATCAAGAAAGAAGCTGGTGAGCTAAAACCTGAAGAAGAGGTGTCTGTGGGTCCAGCCCAAAAATTGGTGACAGAGATGGGCACTTACGCAACACAGAGTGCTCTCAGTAGTTCCCGACCTGCcaaaaaggaagaagacaggTATATAAGATTTCATATTAGGCCAGGAGTGacttggttaatttttttttaaagtggtattcTCTCTCACGCAGAGTTTAGTGGTTGAGGTATTTCCCTGTTTTAAGGAATTATCCCAAGTAGATGGTATCTGATAGGAAGTTGCCTAATTGCTTGGGATTTGTAATCAAAGCTTACTGCATATCAAAAAGGACATTATTAATTATGGTTTCCTAAATTCTAGTTGATTCTTTATAATTTATACATAAGACCCCTCACAATTTTAATTGGATACAGAGATGTTGCCTTtagattaaaactttttttttctcttgatatCACCTTGCACTATTTAATACTTGCTATAGCTTATTTCATTGGTAGCTAGAACAATTGCTATATTTCCTTAATTGTTGCAGATGGGTTACTTCATATTGACTAGTCATTATCATCTTAGAGCTACAATGAAATTATTATCCACTACACTTTTCACTTCACTCCCTATTCTGTGTGGAAATGGCTATGTGACTTGTGAATATCTCTATATCTGGAAAATTActtctagaggggaaaaaaaaacttctgagacCTTTCAAGCTTGTTTTGTTTGTACAGTATGGATGTTAAGGTATGAAGATAAGCAGGCTAAAGAGTGTAATCCAAAACTAGTTTTCTGATTATTTGTCTTTGCAGACCTCCATTACGAGGATTCCTGCTTGATGGCGACTTCTTTGTTGCAGCTTCTCTTGCTACAACTTTAACTAAGATTGCTTTACGATATGTGTCACTAgttcaggaaaagaagaaacaaaatgtaagTCATCTACTGTGTTTTCACTGTAGTTGCAAAGAAGAGCTGGTTGttgcctcttttcttttaaacagatgCAAAATGGGTTAAGTCCAAAGTAAAGTGCCAGTTACGTGTTTGGATAATAGTGATAATTCGGATCACAAACAGGGCCTACTGCTTTCCAGCCGCTCTATCTAGACAGTCTCTAAACCAT includes:
- the COPB1 gene encoding coatomer subunit beta, with the translated sequence MTAAENVCYTLINVPMDSEPPSEISLKNDLEKGDVKLKTEALKKVIIMILNGEKLPGLLMTIIRFVLPLQDHTIKKLLLVFWEIVPKTTPDGRLLQEMILVCDAYRKDLQHPNEFIRGSTLRFLCKLKEAELLEPLMPAIRACLEHRHSYVRRNAVLAIYTIYRNFEHLIPDAPELIHDFLVNEKDASCKRNAFMMLIHADQDRALDYLSTCIDQVQTFGDILQLVIVELIYKVCHANPSERARFIRCIYNLLQSSSPAVKYEAAGTLVTLSSAPTAIKAAAQCYIDLIIKESDNNVKLIVLDRLIELKEHPSHERVLQDLVMDILRVLSTPDLEVRKKTLQLALDLVSSRNVEELVIVLKKEVIKTNNVTEHEDTDKYRQLLVRTLHSCSVRFPDMAANVIPVLMEFLSDNNEAAAADVLEFVREAIQRFDNLRPLIVEKMLEVFHAIKSVKIYRGALWILGEYCSTKEDIQSVMTEVRRSLGEIPIVESEIKKEAGELKPEEEVSVGPAQKLVTEMGTYATQSALSSSRPAKKEEDRPPLRGFLLDGDFFVAASLATTLTKIALRYVSLVQEKKKQNSFIAEAMLLMATILHLGKSSLPKKPITDDDVDRISLCLKVLSECSPLMNDIFNKECRQSLSHMLSAKLEEEKLSQKKESEKRNVTVQPDDPISFMQLTAKNEMSSKEDQFQLSLLAAMGNTQRKEAADPLASKLNKVTQLTGFSDPVYAEAYVHVNQYDIVLDVLVVNQTSDTLQNCTLELATLGDLKLVEKPSPLTLAPHDFANIKANVKVASTENGIIFGNIVYDVSGAASDRNCVVLSDIHIDIMDYIQPASCTDAEFRQMWAEFEWENKVTVNTNIIDLNEYLQHILKSTNMKCLTPEKALSGYCGFMAANLYARSIFGEDALANVSIEKPIHLGPEAPVTGHIRIRAKSQGMALSLGDKINLSQKKTSL